A single genomic interval of Melospiza melodia melodia isolate bMelMel2 unplaced genomic scaffold, bMelMel2.pri scaffold_166, whole genome shotgun sequence harbors:
- the CCDC22 gene encoding coiled-coil domain-containing protein 22, translating into FWADFGGFWFCLKFWGDFWGPCAPPKLRRGFWGAPTPQILEDTRALQKEINALVGKLERTFSVTDELLFRDAKRDEVVRKAYKYLAALHENCAQLIRTIEDTGTIQREIRDLEEQIEVESSSKLPAAWSGSSATAERCGRRTRSWRPGCATPDPKNHPKTSPKSPQNHPKTAPKITPKTAPKPPQNHPHP; encoded by the exons TTTTGggcggattttgggggtttttggttctGTTTGaaattctggggggatttttggggtccctgtgcaccCCCCAAATtgaggaggggattttggggtgcccccacCCCCCAGATCCTGGAGGACACCCGGGCCCTGCAGAAGGAGATCAACGCCCTGGTGGGGAAACTGGAGAGAACCTTCAGCGTCACCGACGAGCTGCTCTTCAGG gacgCCAAGCGTGACGAGGTGGTCAGGAAAGCCTACAAGTACCTGGCGGCTCTGCACGAG AACTGCGCGCAGCTGATCCGAACCATCGAGGACACCGGGACCATCCAGAGGGAGATCCGGGACCTGGAGGAgcag ATCGAGGTGGAGAGCAGCTCCAAGCTCCCGGCAGCCTGGAGCGGATCCTCAGCGACTGCCGAGCGCTGCGGGAGGAGAACGCGCAGCTGGCGGCCCGGGTGCGCCACGCctgaccccaaaaaccaccccaaaacctccccaaaatcaccccaaaatcacccaaaaaccgcccccaaaatcacccctaaaaccgccccaaaacctccccaaaatcaccc TCACCCCTAA